A part of Marinicella rhabdoformis genomic DNA contains:
- a CDS encoding nicotinate-nicotinamide nucleotide adenylyltransferase, with translation MTDSSFYLVFGLTADPPHKGHEQVIVNSHVFMQHAGLKVKQFDLIPTFNPNLIAGKHQPTADFEQRMTMCQLIADDLNKIHGFNVQVNDIERFLALATHKKSYSYETLKAINHPNKLFVLSADHFAGRWPKFRKWHEWQNLVKENGLLIHQRPRNKINQSFINQLKATNPNIFVAKGYPVVDVSSTLIRNALKRKDDISKSLLSPSIASFGNIYAADS, from the coding sequence ATGACAGACAGCAGTTTTTATCTGGTCTTTGGTCTGACTGCCGATCCGCCCCACAAAGGGCATGAGCAGGTGATAGTGAATTCTCATGTGTTTATGCAGCATGCAGGCTTGAAAGTTAAACAATTCGACTTGATTCCTACCTTTAATCCTAACTTGATTGCGGGAAAGCACCAGCCTACAGCTGATTTTGAACAGCGCATGACGATGTGTCAGTTGATAGCTGATGATTTGAATAAAATCCATGGGTTCAATGTTCAGGTCAATGACATTGAACGTTTTTTGGCGCTTGCTACCCACAAAAAAAGTTACAGTTACGAAACCCTCAAAGCCATTAATCACCCAAACAAACTGTTTGTTCTGAGTGCCGATCATTTTGCTGGTCGTTGGCCCAAATTCAGAAAATGGCATGAATGGCAAAACCTGGTCAAAGAAAATGGCCTGCTGATTCACCAAAGGCCCAGAAACAAAATCAACCAAAGCTTTATTAATCAATTGAAAGCCACAAACCCCAATATATTTGTAGCCAAAGGTTATCCAGTTGTTGACGTCTCATCTACTTTGATAAGAAATGCACTCAAAAGAAAAGATGACATTTCAAAAAGTTTGCTGAGCCCATCAATTGCATCATTCGGGAATATATATGCTGCTGACAGTTAA